The Nicotiana tabacum cultivar K326 chromosome 14, ASM71507v2, whole genome shotgun sequence genome contains a region encoding:
- the LOC107779869 gene encoding protein NLP9: protein MERGVGFWASPRGQMEGVVAFDAGARSSNVDDSFNNVMEIMNLDAYTGWCTSPSAAEQMFASYAAFSQMNSMSQSYAPFEGLSYAEQNTGTFPPMDANMVGSTVCGGEKMMFGQNDEQLHFVVDSTDGVGLVAKRSKNSSQQADDADIGNSMIVRSPSQPLAERMLRALAMFKESSGAGILAQVWIPMKNKDRYILSTCEQPYLLDQALSGYREVSRKFTFDAETKPGSIPGLPGRVFSSRIPEWTSNVLYYKEAEYLRVQYAVNHEVRGSIALPVFEDDACETPCCAVLELVTMKEKPNFDLEMDHVCRALKAVNLRSIAPPRLHSQSLSKNQRAALAEITDVLRAVCHAHKLPLALTWIPCSVTEGEGDESIRVLARGCNASSNEKCVLCAEDTACYASDKEMQGFVHACMEHYLEEGEGIVGKALQSNHPFFYPDVKEYHISEYPLVHHARKFGLNAAVAIRLRSTFTGNDDYILEFFLPISMKGSTEQQLLLNNLSGTMQRICRSLRTVSDAELVGQGATFGLQDGFAPNLPPITLSRRNSQHSLDSNSNSVSVAPLGVSDSKSAGMQADGSREQTMIRSRRQMEKKRSTAEKHVSLSVLQQYFSGSLKDAAKSIGVCPTTLKRICRQHGISRWPSRKINKVNRSLKKIQTVLESVQGVEGGLKFDPATGGLVPASSIIQDFDAQQSIFFPCKDVSVKNPNSVFQDAVSVPSTSGIDKENSMVKMEEDSYVDGNQLGQSNYINTSSFKGGNKSSIPVSGFCYEPKLAALDAMSSRPASRTMPLTNSRNASLGSFHTKEGCRRWGLDNDTLDNFECHFTSRCSYSKAAGGDGDTKMKGDNEMDGDGGVIEHNQASSSAMTDSSNGSESMMNGSSSSSRSRGARNHSKVEANFGDSGSTITVKATYKEDTTRFKFEPSAGCFQLYEEVAKRFKLQTGTFQLKYLDDEEEWVMLVNDADLHECLEILDFVGGRTIKFLVRDTPYAMGSSGSSNCLLGSGS from the exons ATGGAAAGGGGAGTTGGTTTTTGGGCCTCTCCGAGAGGTCAAATGGAGGGCGTTGTCGCGTTTGATGCTGGTGCAAGGTCTTCAAATGTAGATGATTCATTCAACAATGTTATGGAGATTATGAATCTTGATGCTTACACTGGATGGTGCACTAGCCCTAGTGCAGCAGAGCAGATGTTTGCCTCTTATGCAGCATTTTCGCAAATGAATTCCATGTCTCAAAGTTATGCACCGTTTGAAGGATTGAGTTACGCAGAACAAAATACTGGAACATTTCCTCCAATGGATGCCAATATGGTCGGAAGTACTGTTTGTGGAGGAGAGAAAATGATGTTCGGGCAAAATGATGAGCAGTTGCATTTTGTGGTAGATTCAACTGATGGGGTCGGCTTGGTAGCTAAAAGAAGTAAAAATTCAAGCCAGCAGGCTGATGATGCTGATATTGGCAACTCTATGATCGTAAGGTCACCTTCTCAACCACTTGCTGAGAGAATGCTTAGGGCGTTGGCAATGTTTAAAGAGTCATCTGGTGCGGGAATTTTGGCTCAAGTTTGGATTCCAATGAAGAATAAGGATCGGTATATCTTGAGCACGTGTGAACAGCCATATCTTCTTGATCAGGCACTTTCTGGCTATCGAGAGGTCTCCAGGAAGTTCACTTTTGATGCAGAAACAAAACCAGGATCGATTCCAGGTCTTCCTGGTCGGGTGTTTAGTTCAAGAATTCCAGAGTGGACGTCAAATGTTCTGTACTACAAGGAGGCTGAGTATTTACGCGTACAATATGCTGTTAACCATGAAGTTCGTGGATCTATTGCTTTACCTGTCTTTGAGGATGATGCCTGTGAAACTCCATGTTGTGCAGTACTGGAACTCGTAACAATGAAGGAGAAACCAAATTTTGATTTGGAAATGGATCATGTTTGTCGTGCCCTCAAG GCTGTGAATTTAAGGAGTATTGCACCTCCTCGACTTCATTCTCAG AGTCTCTCAAAGAACCAAAGAGCTGCTTTAGCTGAGATAACAGATGTTCTGCGAGCAGTTTGCCATGCGCATAAGCTGCCTCTTGCTCTGACGTGGATTCCCTGTAGTGTCACTGAAGGAGAAGGAGATGAAAGCATAAGAGTCCTTGCTAGAGGATGTAATGCAAGTTCAAATGAAAAATGTGTGTTATGCGCTGAGGATACAGCTTGTTATGCGAGTGACAAGGAAATGCAAggatttgtacatgcatgtatggAACATTATCTCGAGGAAGGTGAAGGTATTGTTGGGAAAGCTCTTCAATCTAACCACCCCTTCTTCTACCCTGATGTGAAGGAGTACCATATAAGCGAGTACCCACTTGTTCATCATGCACGAAAGTTTGGTCTAAATGCTGCTGTGGCTATAAGATTACGTAGTACATTCACCGGCAATGACGATTACATATTGGAGTTCTTTCTTCCTATCAGTATGAAGGGAAGTACCGAGCAACAGCTTCTCTTGAATAACCTTTCAGGTACCATGCAAAGAATCTGCAGAAGTTTGAGAACAGTGTCAGATGCAGAATTGGTTGGACAAGGTGCTACGTTTGGATTACAAGATGGATTTGCTCCCAATTTACCACCGATTACATTGTCTAGAAGGAACTCTCAGCACTCGTTAGACAGCAATTCAAATTCTGTGAGTGTGGCTCCTTTAGGCGTATCTGATTCAAAGAGTGCTGGAATGCAAGCTGATGGTTCTCGTGAACAG ACAATGATTAGATCAAGAAGACAGATGGAGAAAAAACGAAGTACAGCAGAAAAACATGTTAGCTTAAGTGTTCTTCAGCAGTACTTCTCTGGAAGCCTGAAGGATGCTGCAAAAAGCATTGGCG TGTGTCCAACTACCTTGAAAAGAATATGTCGACAACATGGGATATCAAGATGGCCATCCCGGAAGATAAACAAAGTCAATCGGTCTTTGAAAAAGATACAAACAGTGCTTGAATCTGTCCAAGGAGTAGAAGGGGGATTGAAGTTTGATCCAGCCACTGGAGGTCTCGTTCCAGCTAGCTCTATCATCCAAGATTTTGATGCACAGCAAAGCATATTTTTTCCCTGCAAAGATGTCTCTGTCAAAAATCCTAATTCTGTTTTCCAGGATGCTGTGTCTGTACCCTCAACTTCAGGCATTGACAAAGAAAACTCCATGGTGAAAATGGAAGAGGACTCTTATGTTGATGGGAACCAGCTCGGCCAATCAAATTATATCAATACTAGCTCTTTCAAGGGAGGAAATAAGTCGAGTATTCCAGTGTCTGGATTTTGTTATGAACCCAAATTGGCAGCATTAGATGCAATGTCATCTAGACCTGCTAGTCGGACGATGCCATTAACTAATTCCAGAAATGCATCATTGGGCTCTTTCCATACAAAAGAAGGATGCAGGAGGTGGGGGTTGGACAATGATACGTTGGACAATTTTGAGTGTCATTTCACTTCTCGGTGCTCATATTCGAAAGCTGCTGGAGGTGATGGTGACACTAAGATGAAAGGAGATAATGAAATGGATGGTGATGGTGGGGTCATTGAACATAACCAAGCCAGTTCTTCAGCGATGACAGATTCATCCAATGGGTCTGAGTCAATGATGAACGGCAGTTCATCAAGCTCCCGCAGTCGTGGTGCACGGAATCATTCTAAAGTTGAGGCAAACTTTGGCGATAGTGGGTCAACAATTACTGTGAAAGCCACTTACAAAGAAGATACTACCCGATTTAAGTTTGAGCCTTCAGCAGGGTGCTTCCAACTTTATGAGGAGGTTGCAAAGAGGTTTAAACTGCAGACTGGGACATTCCAACTCAAGTATCTTGATGATGAGGAGGAATGGGTGATGTTGGTAAATGATGCAGATTTGCATGAGTGTCTTGAGATACTGGATTTTGTTGGTGGCCGCACTATCAAGTTTCTTGTCCGCGATACACCTTATGCTATGGGTAGCTCAGGCAGCAGTAACTGCCTTTTGGGTAGTGGCTCCTAG